A genomic stretch from Ferrimicrobium sp. includes:
- a CDS encoding ATP phosphoribosyltransferase regulatory subunit, with translation MQAPRPMRGMRDILPGEAGVRLHTLGVIRDAYRQHGFFEIETPVVETLETLTSSGAGENEKLMFKVLKRGERLDTAIAGSGEDLADAALRFDLTVPLARFYSINQSKLPKPFYAMQLGPVFRAERPQRGRFRQFLQSDIDVLGDPSFLAEVQLLIAATSALHKIGLEGFEIHLNDRRILEFILGKLEIPEDLYSTAMIALDKLDKQSVAEVVAELEAKGIGTEHATRLVTVLGQLSDAASLKALADLRVPKELIANLAAIQQHVTTSVRDVPVVFDPLIVRGIGYYTSTVYEIIHPQWSGSIGGGGRYDQLLARFGTDTAACGVSLGFERVVGLVEELGLLRETGSRRLTVIFEPEHQTAEALSKARHFRREGFLVTLLAHQSGARSPMKRLALAAEELKAEGSVDSFYHFTVGSDEAPRLLMQ, from the coding sequence ATGCAAGCGCCTCGCCCGATGAGGGGAATGAGAGATATTCTGCCAGGTGAAGCCGGAGTCCGACTCCATACTCTGGGGGTTATTCGCGATGCGTACCGTCAGCACGGATTTTTCGAGATCGAGACGCCTGTCGTTGAAACCCTGGAGACGCTGACCAGCTCTGGTGCCGGTGAGAATGAGAAGTTGATGTTCAAGGTGCTCAAACGTGGTGAACGCCTTGACACAGCGATCGCTGGGTCAGGAGAGGACCTCGCTGATGCTGCACTGCGTTTTGATCTCACCGTCCCCCTAGCACGTTTCTACTCGATCAACCAGTCAAAGCTACCCAAGCCGTTCTATGCGATGCAGCTCGGACCGGTCTTTCGCGCGGAACGACCCCAACGCGGACGCTTCCGGCAGTTTTTGCAGAGCGACATCGACGTGCTCGGTGATCCGAGCTTCTTGGCCGAGGTGCAGCTGTTGATCGCCGCCACCTCTGCGCTGCACAAGATCGGTCTTGAAGGATTCGAGATCCACCTGAACGATCGAAGGATTCTTGAGTTCATTCTTGGCAAGCTAGAGATACCAGAGGATCTCTACTCGACCGCGATGATCGCTCTTGACAAGCTGGACAAGCAGAGCGTCGCCGAGGTCGTAGCTGAACTGGAGGCCAAAGGCATCGGTACGGAGCATGCAACGCGCCTGGTGACGGTGCTCGGTCAACTGAGTGATGCCGCAAGCCTGAAGGCTTTGGCGGACCTTAGGGTGCCCAAAGAGTTGATCGCGAACCTCGCTGCGATCCAGCAACACGTGACCACCTCCGTCCGTGATGTCCCCGTCGTCTTTGATCCCTTGATCGTTCGAGGGATCGGGTACTACACCTCGACGGTCTATGAGATTATCCATCCTCAGTGGTCGGGTTCGATCGGCGGAGGTGGGCGTTATGACCAGCTCCTTGCCCGATTTGGTACAGATACCGCTGCCTGTGGCGTCTCACTGGGTTTTGAGCGCGTGGTAGGTCTGGTGGAGGAGCTTGGACTCTTGCGCGAGACGGGATCACGTCGGCTCACCGTGATATTTGAGCCAGAGCACCAGACCGCTGAGGCGCTCAGCAAGGCGCGTCATTTCCGGCGTGAAGGTTTCCTCGTTACGCTCTTGGCCCATCAGAGCGGTGCGCGATCACCGATGAAGCGACTTGCCCTGGCAGCGGAGGAGCTCAAAGCAGAGGGTTCGGTCGACAGCTTCTACCACTTTACGGTGGGATCTGATGAGGCGCCACGACTTCTCATGCAATAG
- a CDS encoding cytosine permease: MKKALEVPVAESGSLIETRGIDFVPESERWARPRDLFWMWAGALFNVEYVVYGALAMSFGLSFAQAVGIILIGNLSFFLLGLTSLQGPDAGTTTFTINRAAFGPNGSKLLSFFNWLTQVGFETEGLALIVLAAIALFHQGGIDAGTGLKIVFILVAALIQLVLPLFGHGAILRTMRILSVPFLILFALMAGLSLGKLNVHSVAHGASWQVMFAVLAVIISASGLGWTENGNDFSRYLPRSASKSKTVIWVFLGTAIPSILLMTLGAAIFTFVPSATNPISGLPQAFPAWFLTPYLLVAILQLFAINSLDLYSSGVTLQALGLKLTRLQAVVLDTAICAALTAYATFSNSFNTLLGDFILFIIVWVAPWTAIYLVDWLLRRRRYDAGALHEDRGGLYWSNNGVHWPAIVAQLLGMLASLSAINTTIFVGPLSKVSGGADFSVFTGIIVAAGVYWLLAHKSVRLQEATKA; the protein is encoded by the coding sequence ATGAAGAAGGCGTTAGAGGTTCCGGTAGCGGAGTCCGGGAGTCTGATCGAGACCCGCGGGATCGATTTTGTCCCAGAGTCAGAACGCTGGGCACGTCCTCGCGATCTCTTCTGGATGTGGGCTGGGGCCCTGTTCAACGTCGAGTATGTCGTCTACGGAGCGCTGGCCATGAGCTTTGGACTCTCCTTCGCTCAGGCAGTGGGTATCATCCTGATCGGCAATCTCTCGTTCTTTCTTTTAGGGCTCACCAGTCTGCAAGGACCTGATGCGGGCACGACGACCTTCACCATCAACCGTGCGGCTTTTGGTCCGAATGGTTCCAAGCTTCTCTCCTTCTTCAACTGGTTGACCCAGGTCGGTTTCGAGACCGAGGGACTCGCCCTGATCGTCTTGGCCGCCATTGCCCTGTTCCATCAAGGCGGTATCGATGCCGGCACCGGTCTCAAGATCGTCTTTATTCTGGTTGCGGCCCTGATCCAACTCGTCCTCCCCCTCTTTGGGCATGGGGCGATTCTTCGGACGATGCGAATCCTCTCGGTGCCGTTCCTGATCCTGTTTGCCTTGATGGCTGGACTCTCACTGGGGAAGTTAAACGTGCACTCTGTTGCCCATGGTGCGAGCTGGCAGGTCATGTTTGCCGTCCTCGCGGTCATCATCTCGGCATCTGGGCTTGGATGGACAGAGAATGGCAATGACTTCTCTCGCTATCTGCCGCGCAGCGCCTCCAAGTCCAAGACGGTCATCTGGGTGTTCCTCGGTACTGCCATCCCCTCCATCCTCTTGATGACGCTGGGTGCTGCTATCTTCACCTTTGTCCCGAGTGCGACAAACCCGATTAGCGGGCTTCCTCAAGCCTTCCCAGCCTGGTTTCTCACGCCATATCTGCTAGTCGCCATCCTGCAGCTCTTTGCGATCAACAGCCTTGATCTCTACTCCTCTGGCGTGACGCTGCAGGCGTTGGGCCTCAAACTCACACGCCTCCAGGCTGTGGTCCTCGATACGGCTATCTGTGCGGCGTTGACGGCGTACGCAACTTTCTCCAATAGCTTCAACACTCTCCTCGGTGATTTCATTCTGTTCATCATTGTCTGGGTGGCCCCGTGGACGGCGATCTATCTTGTTGACTGGCTATTGAGACGTCGGCGCTATGATGCGGGTGCGCTCCATGAGGACCGTGGCGGGCTGTACTGGTCGAATAACGGTGTTCACTGGCCGGCGATTGTCGCCCAACTACTCGGTATGCTCGCCTCTCTCTCGGCGATCAACACCACCATCTTTGTTGGTCCACTCTCCAAGGTAAGCGGAGGTGCTGATTTCTCAGTGTTCACCGGCATCATCGTCGCAGCAGGGGTCTATTGGTTGCTTGCACATAAGTCGGTTCGTCTCCAAGAGGCCACAAAGGCCTAA
- the ade gene encoding adenine deaminase translates to MFEDYRRHSPALLAKARGDAPCDLLLQNARLFVGTTKEWIHTDIAIADGTVVGWGAREAIDTLDLDGAWVTPSFIDAHMHIESTKLWIPNFVAAVLPWGTTAVANDPHEMANVLGRQGVMAMIEAAQGLPFTFGFSASSCVPASQFESPGALFDLEDIRTILAQPNGVGLAEVMNFPGVIAGDPDLLAKIAAAGSRRVDGHAPGITGSALDAYLCAGVESDHEMLSYDEVIEKRRKGMWVFLRHGSASQNLAHLAKTVIESGTSRVALCSDDREPDLIVSRGHVNHCIEVAREAGITLEDALTMATVNAAEYHGFRHLGLVAPGYQADLNVYTTMETLVPEIVFQRGQVVARKGALTVSLRHVKPLTTLLGTVHLKEPLDTNAFRTQVLPGQTIRVIRVVEHSLGTGSELVTYTNDDPTLNQLSVIERHRATGRRGHGYLLGFGLARGAIASTVAHDAHNLMVVGANTEQGRQDMATVANHVAAIGGGQAVCLNGEILAEVPLPIAGLMADVPVTELGQQVTFAQNIVRQTLGSSLEAPFMTLSFLGLSVIPSLKLTDRGLIDVDRFAVTPLIVG, encoded by the coding sequence GTGTTCGAAGACTACCGCCGACATTCACCGGCACTGCTCGCCAAGGCCCGCGGAGACGCTCCCTGTGATCTGCTACTCCAAAATGCTCGCCTCTTTGTGGGCACCACCAAGGAGTGGATCCACACCGACATCGCCATCGCTGATGGTACCGTCGTTGGCTGGGGCGCCCGAGAGGCCATCGACACGCTTGACCTCGACGGTGCCTGGGTCACACCGAGCTTCATCGATGCCCACATGCACATCGAGTCGACCAAGCTTTGGATCCCAAACTTTGTGGCGGCGGTTCTCCCCTGGGGGACCACCGCTGTAGCGAATGATCCACATGAGATGGCAAACGTACTCGGACGGCAAGGCGTGATGGCGATGATCGAAGCCGCGCAGGGTCTCCCTTTTACCTTCGGCTTCTCCGCCTCCTCCTGCGTGCCTGCCTCCCAGTTTGAGAGCCCTGGCGCCCTCTTTGACCTTGAGGATATTCGCACCATACTGGCCCAACCCAATGGGGTTGGGCTGGCTGAAGTGATGAACTTTCCCGGCGTGATCGCTGGCGACCCCGATCTACTCGCCAAGATAGCGGCGGCTGGCTCGCGCAGGGTCGATGGCCACGCCCCGGGGATCACCGGGAGCGCCCTTGACGCCTACCTTTGTGCAGGAGTCGAATCTGATCACGAGATGCTGTCCTACGACGAGGTGATCGAGAAGCGCCGTAAGGGGATGTGGGTCTTCCTACGACACGGTTCCGCGAGCCAGAATCTCGCCCACCTTGCTAAAACGGTAATCGAATCAGGCACCTCACGAGTCGCCCTGTGCAGCGACGACAGAGAACCTGATCTCATCGTCTCCCGTGGGCACGTCAATCACTGCATTGAGGTCGCTCGCGAGGCAGGTATCACCCTTGAAGACGCACTCACCATGGCCACGGTCAACGCCGCCGAGTACCATGGTTTTCGCCATCTTGGCCTCGTCGCGCCTGGGTATCAGGCAGATCTCAACGTCTACACCACCATGGAGACGCTCGTCCCCGAAATCGTCTTCCAGCGCGGGCAAGTTGTTGCGCGCAAGGGTGCCTTGACCGTCAGCCTTCGTCACGTCAAGCCATTGACGACGCTGCTCGGCACTGTGCACCTGAAGGAGCCGTTGGACACAAACGCCTTTCGAACGCAAGTACTCCCAGGCCAGACCATTCGCGTTATTCGCGTCGTCGAGCACTCCCTTGGAACGGGATCAGAGCTCGTCACCTACACAAACGACGACCCAACCCTCAATCAGCTGAGCGTCATCGAACGCCATCGAGCGACCGGCCGACGGGGTCATGGCTACCTCCTAGGTTTTGGTCTCGCGCGCGGGGCAATAGCCTCGACCGTCGCCCATGATGCCCACAATCTGATGGTGGTGGGGGCAAACACCGAACAGGGGCGCCAGGACATGGCAACCGTAGCCAATCATGTCGCTGCAATCGGCGGGGGTCAAGCCGTCTGCCTTAACGGCGAGATCCTTGCTGAGGTTCCATTACCGATTGCCGGGCTCATGGCCGATGTCCCCGTCACGGAACTCGGACAACAGGTCACATTCGCCCAAAACATCGTGCGCCAAACCCTCGGTTCCTCGCTTGAGGCACCGTTCATGACACTTTCGTTCCTCGGACTGTCGGTCATCCCCTCCCTGAAGCTGACCGACCGCGGCCTTATCGATGTCGACCGCTTTGCGGTTACCCCACTCATCGTTGGGTAG
- a CDS encoding thiolase family protein: MRDAVIVDVVRTPGGKRNGSLAGWHAVDLAAFAIEGLLDRHSIDPATIDDVIFGCVSQVGEQSANIARNAALAAHLPESVPGTTVDRQCGSSQQAAAFAAQAIMAGAADVIIAGGVESMSRVPMGSSMAQGPGAPFGPTLAARYADRGGLVHQGLSAEMIADQWGLSREELDRFALQSQQRASSATSEGRFKNELLPIEVRDSEGRPTGALLDVDEGIRPNTSLEALGGLRPAFKEDGKITAGNSSQITDGASAALIMSSERAEQLGLTPRARFVSFAVVGSDPVLMLTAPIPATQRALEKAHLTLDQIDLVEINEAFASVVLAWAAELHPDLDRVNVNGGAIALGHPLGASGTRLLTTLVNELERSGGRYGLQTMCEGGGMANAYVIERLG, from the coding sequence ATGCGTGATGCAGTCATTGTTGATGTCGTCCGTACACCGGGAGGAAAACGCAACGGGAGTCTCGCCGGCTGGCACGCCGTTGATCTGGCCGCTTTTGCGATCGAGGGCCTCTTGGACCGCCATTCCATCGACCCAGCCACAATCGATGACGTAATCTTTGGCTGTGTGAGTCAAGTGGGTGAACAGTCGGCGAATATCGCTCGCAACGCTGCGCTCGCAGCACACCTGCCCGAATCGGTACCTGGAACAACCGTCGATCGACAGTGTGGCTCCTCACAGCAAGCAGCTGCGTTCGCGGCCCAAGCGATCATGGCGGGTGCAGCGGATGTCATCATCGCTGGCGGAGTCGAGTCGATGAGCCGCGTACCCATGGGCTCCTCAATGGCTCAAGGGCCCGGTGCTCCTTTTGGCCCGACGCTCGCAGCCCGTTACGCTGATCGAGGTGGACTCGTCCATCAGGGCCTCTCCGCCGAGATGATCGCCGACCAGTGGGGTTTGAGCCGCGAAGAACTCGATCGCTTTGCCCTGCAGAGCCAGCAACGCGCCTCCAGCGCAACATCCGAGGGTCGCTTCAAGAATGAGCTTTTACCCATCGAAGTACGCGACAGCGAGGGGCGTCCAACGGGCGCCCTACTCGACGTCGATGAGGGGATCCGGCCTAACACCTCGCTTGAGGCCCTCGGCGGCCTGCGTCCAGCCTTCAAGGAAGATGGCAAGATAACCGCCGGCAACTCCTCGCAGATTACCGACGGCGCCTCTGCCGCACTCATCATGAGTAGCGAGCGGGCAGAACAACTCGGGCTCACACCCCGTGCCCGATTTGTCTCCTTCGCCGTAGTCGGCTCCGACCCGGTCCTGATGCTGACTGCTCCGATCCCGGCGACACAACGCGCACTGGAGAAGGCGCACCTCACCCTCGACCAGATAGATCTGGTCGAGATCAATGAAGCCTTTGCATCGGTCGTCCTCGCTTGGGCAGCAGAACTGCACCCCGACCTCGATCGAGTCAATGTCAACGGTGGCGCGATCGCTCTCGGGCATCCGTTAGGTGCATCGGGAACTCGGCTCCTGACAACACTAGTGAATGAACTCGAACGAAGCGGTGGTCGCTATGGTTTGCAGACCATGTGCGAGGGTGGCGGCATGGCCAACGCCTATGTCATCGAACGGTTGGGATAA
- a CDS encoding aminodeoxychorismate/anthranilate synthase component II has protein sequence MLNDVLIIDNYDSFVYNLAQYVGALGANPTVVREDVIAEKPHLIGDPDAIIISPGPGRPSSSRGGITVLKQQTETPVLGVCLGHQLIGEFFGASVVRAQRVMHGRTSVIAHDGQGVFFGLPAALTVTRYHSLVVDPATIPGSLEVTSTTTDGVIMGLRHRERPIEGVQFHPESILSDEGLQMIANFLGR, from the coding sequence GTGCTCAACGACGTCCTCATCATCGACAACTATGACTCCTTTGTCTACAATCTCGCCCAGTACGTGGGAGCGCTCGGTGCGAACCCAACCGTCGTCCGCGAGGATGTCATCGCCGAAAAGCCCCATCTCATTGGAGATCCCGATGCAATCATCATCTCACCAGGGCCAGGAAGACCGTCCTCATCGCGGGGTGGCATCACGGTACTCAAGCAGCAGACGGAGACCCCCGTTCTCGGAGTTTGCCTCGGCCATCAGTTGATTGGAGAGTTTTTCGGGGCAAGTGTGGTGCGCGCCCAGAGGGTGATGCACGGACGTACCTCGGTTATTGCGCATGACGGCCAAGGGGTGTTTTTTGGACTCCCGGCTGCGTTGACGGTGACGCGCTACCACTCACTGGTGGTGGATCCAGCGACAATTCCGGGCAGTCTTGAGGTCACCAGTACCACGACAGACGGGGTCATTATGGGACTCCGACATCGGGAACGACCCATCGAGGGCGTTCAATTCCATCCAGAATCGATCCTCTCTGACGAGGGACTTCAGATGATCGCGAACTTCCTAGGTCGGTGA
- the pknB gene encoding Stk1 family PASTA domain-containing Ser/Thr kinase, which translates to MTEEQQVQTFGTRYRPERLIARGGMADVYEARDLLLDRLVALKVLFPELSTNPTFVERFRREAQSAAALSHPNIVSVYDWGPANSTYFIAMELVTGSTLADVIRESGRVAPGRAAVIGADVALALAFAHRHGVVHRDIKPSNVLLTEDGMVKVADFGIARAVTNDEDLTQTGAVLGTATYISPEQARGEDLDGRSDLYSLGIVMYEMLTGSAPFLAETPIAVAYKHVTERPAAPRSINPAIPPALETIVLKCLQKDRANRYADASELRSDLLRFLDDRPIRAGTVEMAAVADATILANAVTETSARTQFLTPIQSTSSIPIVGSGGPPPQQAKRHRVWPWILAIIVILLLAGLGFAFRKKLLASSTKPKPTVATVLVPNVTGAGEQGATSALSRAGLQSDIQFKNSSQSSGTVIGEHPNGGTRAKKGSTVTLVVSSGPASVTVPNVKGQSSTTAEATLLAKSFNVSTNYKHASASQGTVIGESPSAGQSVAKGSTIVLTVSSGPSQLTVPNVDGESVASASNKLGADGLQVGTVTYQASSTVASGEVIQTTPTSGSQVAPNSSVNLIVSSGSTTAVPNVAGDSVSQATTTLQNAGFTVASQNQYQASSTVASGDVIQTTPAAGTQEPPNTSITLTVSSGTSPTGPTGPGGGGGTGPPSAAG; encoded by the coding sequence ATGACTGAAGAACAGCAAGTCCAGACGTTTGGAACACGTTATCGACCTGAGCGTCTGATCGCTCGCGGTGGGATGGCCGATGTATACGAGGCACGCGATCTTCTCCTGGATCGTCTTGTTGCCCTGAAGGTTCTCTTCCCTGAACTCTCGACGAACCCTACTTTCGTGGAGCGTTTTCGCCGCGAGGCACAGTCGGCGGCGGCGCTTTCTCACCCCAATATCGTCTCGGTCTACGATTGGGGCCCGGCGAACTCCACCTATTTTATCGCCATGGAGTTGGTCACTGGCTCGACACTGGCCGACGTGATTCGCGAGTCGGGTAGGGTGGCACCCGGTCGTGCGGCCGTGATCGGCGCAGACGTCGCGCTAGCTCTTGCCTTCGCTCATCGCCACGGTGTCGTTCACCGTGATATCAAACCATCGAACGTCCTTCTCACCGAAGACGGCATGGTGAAGGTCGCTGATTTTGGCATTGCCCGCGCGGTCACCAATGACGAGGATCTCACCCAAACCGGAGCAGTGCTCGGAACCGCCACCTATATCTCTCCCGAGCAGGCACGTGGTGAGGATCTCGACGGGCGGAGTGATCTCTATTCGCTTGGAATCGTCATGTATGAGATGCTGACGGGCTCTGCTCCATTCTTGGCGGAGACTCCCATCGCTGTTGCCTACAAACATGTCACCGAGCGCCCAGCCGCTCCGCGCTCGATCAACCCGGCGATTCCTCCGGCGCTCGAGACCATTGTCCTCAAGTGTCTCCAGAAGGACCGAGCGAATCGCTACGCCGATGCGAGCGAACTGCGTTCTGACCTGCTCCGCTTCCTCGACGACCGGCCGATTCGAGCGGGCACGGTCGAGATGGCTGCGGTCGCTGATGCGACGATACTGGCCAACGCCGTCACCGAGACGAGCGCGAGGACCCAGTTCCTCACCCCAATCCAGTCCACCTCATCTATCCCGATCGTCGGCAGTGGTGGGCCTCCGCCACAGCAAGCCAAACGGCACCGAGTGTGGCCGTGGATCCTTGCCATCATCGTGATTCTTCTTTTGGCTGGCTTGGGTTTTGCCTTTCGCAAGAAACTCCTCGCGTCCTCCACGAAGCCAAAACCAACTGTAGCGACTGTCCTTGTGCCGAATGTGACCGGTGCTGGAGAGCAGGGCGCAACCTCGGCGCTGAGCCGTGCTGGCCTGCAGTCTGATATCCAGTTCAAGAACTCATCGCAGTCATCTGGGACGGTGATCGGCGAGCACCCAAACGGTGGAACCCGTGCCAAAAAGGGTTCAACCGTGACGCTCGTAGTTTCAAGCGGTCCAGCCTCGGTAACGGTGCCAAATGTGAAGGGCCAGTCTTCGACGACTGCGGAGGCGACCCTTCTGGCAAAGAGCTTCAATGTCTCGACCAACTATAAACACGCGTCGGCCTCCCAGGGGACGGTGATTGGCGAGTCGCCATCCGCGGGCCAATCGGTGGCTAAGGGTTCCACCATTGTTCTGACGGTCTCGAGCGGACCATCACAGCTGACGGTGCCAAACGTCGATGGCGAGAGTGTTGCGTCTGCCTCAAACAAGTTAGGCGCTGACGGCCTCCAGGTTGGCACGGTCACCTATCAGGCGAGCTCGACGGTGGCGAGCGGCGAGGTGATCCAAACAACACCGACATCGGGTTCTCAGGTAGCACCGAACAGTTCGGTGAACCTTATCGTCTCGTCGGGGAGTACCACCGCGGTGCCAAACGTCGCTGGTGATAGCGTTTCGCAGGCGACGACAACGCTCCAGAATGCGGGCTTTACCGTCGCTTCGCAGAATCAGTACCAGGCGAGCTCGACGGTGGCGAGCGGCGATGTGATCCAAACAACACCGGCCGCAGGAACCCAGGAACCCCCGAACACCTCGATTACCTTGACGGTCTCAAGCGGAACGTCGCCGACAGGTCCCACGGGTCCGGGCGGAGGGGGAGGGACAGGACCGCCTTCGGCGGCTGGTTAG
- a CDS encoding penicillin-binding protein 2 has protein sequence MRRRITFVGALFLVIFALLFLQLNDLQIVKASSLAEAPGNYSAIIKAFSTPRGAILTANGQVMAMSVPSNSQYKYQRVYPHGSLYSDVTGYYSLIYGTSGLEDEYNQYLQGKVAAPSSFSQLLTKSYSTDSVVTTLQSKLQQTAYQALGSLKGAVVALNPQTGAVLAMASNPTYNPAPLASPNGTTEEDAWKSYLANPEQPLLNRAISRAYPPGSTFKIVTTSAIFDHDPKLARVNFPPVATIALPETTHRLHNYAYEVCGGELPVLLAVSCDTGFAQIGLRLGASNLHAEAENFGFNQVPPIDLPGAAASTFPPVSFFSQNLPQLAFSSIGQGDDQATALQMALVGSAIANNGSIMVPHLLSRIISSQDATVESYQPKVWKVATSPSTAAKVTQLMVGVVKNGTATGIALPGIEIAAKTGTAQTTLTRHSNILGQSDNWMVAFAPAQDPKIAVAVVVPKQAGLSANPTGAQYAGPIVKAMIAAALGVKP, from the coding sequence GTGAGACGACGCATCACCTTCGTCGGGGCGCTGTTTTTGGTGATTTTTGCGCTGCTCTTCCTCCAGCTCAATGATCTTCAGATTGTCAAGGCGAGTAGTCTCGCAGAGGCGCCTGGCAACTACTCGGCGATCATCAAGGCCTTCTCAACACCACGAGGTGCAATTCTGACCGCCAACGGACAGGTGATGGCGATGTCAGTGCCGTCGAACTCACAGTATAAGTATCAACGGGTCTACCCCCATGGGTCGCTCTACTCCGATGTGACGGGTTATTACTCGTTGATCTACGGGACCTCGGGGCTTGAGGACGAATACAACCAATACCTCCAAGGAAAGGTGGCGGCGCCGAGCTCGTTCTCGCAATTGCTGACGAAGAGCTACTCCACCGACTCCGTGGTGACGACCTTGCAGTCGAAGCTCCAGCAAACGGCGTACCAAGCCCTCGGCTCGCTGAAAGGGGCAGTGGTCGCGCTGAATCCTCAGACCGGAGCGGTGCTTGCCATGGCGTCGAATCCGACCTATAACCCGGCACCCCTCGCATCGCCCAATGGAACGACCGAGGAGGATGCGTGGAAGAGCTATCTCGCGAATCCCGAACAGCCCCTCTTGAATCGGGCGATTTCTCGGGCCTATCCCCCTGGTTCGACCTTCAAGATCGTTACGACATCCGCGATCTTTGATCACGACCCGAAGCTAGCCCGCGTCAACTTCCCCCCGGTGGCGACGATTGCCTTGCCTGAGACTACCCATCGCCTTCACAACTACGCCTACGAGGTCTGTGGTGGGGAACTCCCTGTTCTTCTCGCGGTCTCGTGTGATACAGGCTTTGCGCAGATCGGTTTGCGACTCGGGGCCTCGAACCTCCATGCAGAGGCGGAGAACTTTGGTTTCAATCAGGTGCCTCCGATCGATCTTCCCGGCGCCGCTGCCTCAACCTTTCCTCCGGTATCCTTCTTCTCGCAGAACCTTCCCCAGCTCGCCTTCTCCTCGATTGGACAGGGAGATGATCAGGCAACCGCGCTGCAGATGGCCCTAGTTGGCTCAGCTATCGCCAACAATGGATCCATTATGGTGCCACACTTGCTGTCTCGCATCATCTCAAGCCAAGATGCAACGGTTGAGTCCTATCAACCCAAAGTTTGGAAGGTCGCGACCTCTCCCTCGACTGCGGCAAAAGTTACCCAGCTCATGGTGGGAGTCGTGAAGAACGGAACGGCTACCGGGATCGCCTTGCCAGGCATCGAGATTGCAGCAAAGACCGGTACGGCTCAGACAACCTTGACACGACACTCCAATATTTTGGGTCAATCCGATAACTGGATGGTGGCGTTCGCCCCTGCTCAGGATCCAAAGATTGCGGTCGCGGTGGTGGTGCCGAAGCAGGCTGGGCTGTCGGCGAATCCAACGGGAGCACAGTACGCCGGGCCGATTGTAAAGGCGATGATTGCCGCAGCGCTAGGAGTCAAACCGTGA
- a CDS encoding Stp1/IreP family PP2C-type Ser/Thr phosphatase: MKVTYAAATDPGRVRAQNQDRLYADGSVFIVADGMGGHAGGNVAAEVAVSETVASLKAGHEPEEAIQTANRSILERAAIDVALEGMGTTLTMALMDLDDAQVDLFNVGDSRAYLLREGRLTQLTNDHTYVQELVDAGSITHEQATTHRARHVLTRVVGVALDVEPDHFRVPVQFGDVLLLCSDGLINEVTNAEIAQVLGSRLPQEAVETLVHMANNHGGSDNITVVVVRLGDPDREPVLLAQEGQRLAEAPQVVPQTERSLKTNRIPSPLPANMTERSAISRPLIRATLFVFLLVLFAGVVVLAIDIYAQHSYFVAAFGDRVAIYQGRPGGVLWFNPHIVDLTNIRLAQLAEGVRSQIQHRITEGSLTQAKQFVRNATQQFHSTTIAFGGIG; the protein is encoded by the coding sequence GTGAAGGTGACGTACGCTGCGGCGACAGACCCAGGGCGTGTTCGTGCCCAGAACCAGGACCGCCTGTACGCAGATGGTTCGGTCTTCATCGTCGCTGATGGCATGGGAGGCCACGCCGGTGGTAACGTTGCCGCCGAAGTCGCCGTTAGTGAGACGGTGGCATCACTAAAGGCCGGGCATGAGCCCGAAGAGGCAATCCAGACCGCGAATCGTTCCATACTGGAACGGGCAGCGATCGACGTTGCCCTCGAAGGCATGGGCACGACCCTGACGATGGCTCTCATGGATCTCGATGATGCGCAGGTCGACCTCTTCAATGTTGGCGATTCGCGGGCGTACCTCCTGCGGGAAGGACGCCTGACGCAACTGACCAATGACCATACTTACGTGCAGGAGTTGGTTGATGCTGGTTCTATCACCCACGAACAGGCAACCACCCATCGGGCTAGACACGTCTTGACGCGAGTCGTCGGTGTCGCCTTGGATGTGGAACCTGATCATTTTCGGGTGCCTGTGCAGTTTGGTGATGTCCTACTCCTGTGCTCGGATGGTCTCATCAACGAGGTGACCAACGCAGAGATCGCTCAAGTTTTGGGGAGTAGACTACCGCAAGAGGCGGTCGAAACCTTGGTCCACATGGCGAACAATCATGGCGGCAGTGACAACATCACCGTCGTGGTCGTGCGCCTGGGAGACCCTGACCGCGAGCCGGTGTTGTTGGCCCAGGAGGGTCAACGCTTGGCTGAGGCACCACAGGTGGTTCCCCAAACTGAGCGATCCCTGAAGACGAATCGGATCCCTTCACCGTTACCTGCGAACATGACCGAACGCTCGGCCATTTCGCGTCCGTTGATCCGCGCAACTCTCTTTGTCTTCCTTTTAGTTCTCTTCGCTGGAGTCGTGGTGCTCGCGATCGATATCTATGCCCAGCATTCCTATTTTGTTGCGGCCTTCGGCGATCGAGTGGCTATCTATCAGGGAAGACCCGGTGGGGTGTTGTGGTTCAACCCCCATATCGTGGATCTCACCAACATTCGGCTCGCCCAACTTGCCGAAGGCGTACGTTCCCAGATCCAACATCGGATCACTGAAGGTTCACTGACGCAGGCGAAGCAGTTTGTCCGCAATGCGACCCAGCAGTTCCACTCGACCACAATCGCCTTTGGAGGTATCGGGTGA